A window of Rhipicephalus microplus isolate Deutch F79 chromosome 8, USDA_Rmic, whole genome shotgun sequence genomic DNA:
TTGGTTGATTTAGCGAGTAATTTTCTATAGAATAGGTTCATGACATTCTGAAGCTATAGCCTTGGGTGCAAGAAGCTTTTATTCATTGAAAAAGCCGATGACATCCGTGCAGTGATTTTTTTATGTACACGACTGCTGTTGAAATAGCAACGCCTATGTATCTGCAAAAAAATAAAGGTCGTTAAAAGTGCGCTACTAAAAATCAGAAATGAGTAAAGCACACTCTTGGCTTTTGAAAGGATTCATCAGCCTGTATTGAGCTAAGATGTAGCCTGAACATATTATAGAATACGTAATTCAGTCACTATCAGTGCTAAATGAAGGAAGGTCGCGATGGGTAGCGTGAAAGTGTGTATGTTGTCAGGCATTATGAAACAAGATAAGCGGTGAAAGTTTGAAAAAATTTAACATGTGAAACAGCAGAATTGAACCAGTCCTTACTATTCAAAGGCGTCATCAAGCGCTGAAGGAGTGCACCACTTCAACCCTCGCATGCTTGAAAAACTAATTAGTggtagaagcttttttttttctcgctgaaatgaGGGTATACGTACTTTGAGTCAGGAGAGAATACGCTTTCCGCGTTTTAACATTTTGAAACAAAAGTAATATGATATGGCCTCATGTGAGGACGCATAAAATTGAAGCAGGGCAGCGAATAAAACGATGATACGACCGGGACCCGACAACACTTTCGCCCTGCACTCATACAACTATGAAAAGAGGTATTTTTCATGAGGCTTGTTTCTTTGTTAGAAGCACTGAAAGACACCCAGTAGACGGTTAAGCCAAAGCGAAAATAGGggaaataacaaagaaaaaaaagcttattgTTGCCTTTGCCAGCAAGAACTTGCAAGTATAAACCACCGTAACAGAAGCTCATCAGCACTGCTATAAGTAAACAGGGTGCGTGCTGATGAAGGAGAAGCTATGCAGTATGTTTAGAAGATTCTGGCATTCATGGGGCTGAGGCCGAACGCGTAGTAAGCTCATTGGTGGAAAATTTGAAGTTCATTTACCATAACGCATGTATACAGCTACAAAAAGCACACTTGTGGCACTGCACAAATTTGTGAAAGGCTCCCTACCGATGTTATCGTAGTGGCACATCTATAGTGGCTGTTAATGTAAACTATAAATTGAGAATAAACAAAAGACCCCGGAAGAAGTAAAGCAAACAAATACAGTgcgaaaaaaattcacagcagtTACGAGTTTTTTCTGCAGTAATTAAAACTAAATCGCGTCTTTACGGGAAAATATCGGGACTGCGAGGTAGTATGGGCTTTGCTAAATTTTGGGAACGAGGGAGTTCTTAAGTGTGAACGCAGTCATCAGTTCCAAGATGACTTGGCgctcagcaagtgcttaaacttagGCCAGGTGGCTGAACCGTGTGACAGAAGGAGAGAAACAGACCATAAAAACGTTTTAGAAAATTATTTAACGGGGTTACACTGGTTAGAAAATTACATTACAGAAAGGACACTGGTTAGAAACAGGTGTATATTTAAAGCCTATTTCTTAGTACAGAAATAATCCATTATTTTCTTTTACTCGCTGGGGAGTCGTCGCAAAGTGTATGTGTCCTTTAGCACCTGTAACTGCGAACCACTGTTTTATAAGAAATGTTAGCAAACAGCGCATTTTAACGAAGAAAAGTGGAGAGTTGGGCGTAATACGAGCGCCGACTTGAACGGGAGCACTCGTGTTGTGTCCGAGTCGCTCTTTGTACTCGTGTGAAGTGCGCTTGCATTTACGTTGCACCGATTGACATAATCTTGCCaaattctcaaaaaaaaaaaaaccctaattGTCGATTTCTTTTCCGACAAATGCTTCCCCAATTATTGTATCTAGTACAACTGGAGTACCCTTTGTTCTCATGAAATTCACGAGAGCAGCATTGTTGGTGACACAAGTAATTgttgagaaagaaagagagaagaaatatTTATTGAGATACCGAGAATTTAGCTGGCTAATTCAAATCGCCGACTTGTTATTCGGCGTGGGGAAGGGCATAGGCGACTGAAAgtagggagagagaaagaaatgacgCAAGATGCTAAAATAGAATAGAAGATGTAGAAAAAAAGACAGGTAATATTTTTAGGTCTCTTGGGCGGGGACGCTAATTATTGATCGAGGAAGTCACCCACATTTTGCAAGCTTTTAGCGGAGAAGCAGGAGCGGAAGTGGTTACATGCGGTACTATTTGCTGCTCTTGATTTAAAAATTTACCGCTTTTCTGTCTAAGGCCTCTCCCTGCTTAAGCTACAGTGCACCCCTTGTAGGTGACTGTACAGGTATGGTAAACATTTCCGGGTAAAGTGTAAATCAGGTGTACTACGTTAATAATCAGTGCTGTCCAATGAAAGACGACGGAGCTCATTGAAGGTGAAAAAATGTCGTACTATGGTGAGTCCCAGACTCAGGTATTATTTCGGTAAAGGACAATAATGAGGTCATAAAAATACGTACTACCTAACAGGTTTCATTTTGCTCGTAGTCTTCGTGGTCAAGTCCACAGTATAATTTGCACTCGTGTTCATTGTCAAAGCTGTTGCATGTTCCTCGTTCCTCGTCTATGTTTCCAGCAGTCAATTCGCAGCTTTGGGTTTCGGTATCAAAGTAAAAAATTGGCGTTCTGATATATCCTCGGGGCTCTGGTTTAGGGCAGTCCCAACAGGCTGAAACAAGAATAATGTAAGCATTTCAAATTGACAAAGTTTGGAAACTATGGTGAAAGTTAATAGCCCTAGATATAGTGAACTTTTGCGGTATCTGAAGTAGTGAACACGTATAAGCGGTTCGAAACCCAAGGAACGATCCTGTGAAGCTGTAATTGAACACTTCAACATTGACTTCCCCATTCCCGATTTACGGCAATGGGGAATTGCAAGGTGGCAGCTGTTGTATGACCAAATTAAAAGAAAGTCACCgatgtaaaagtaaaaaaaaatgttttctttcctaaaacgaaaaatgcaatgATGAAATTTGCGATAATAAAATAATTGCTTATTCGTTTTCGATTTCCGCACAAAGGTAATTTTTAATAGGACCACTACGCGGTGAAAATCACCTCTCAATATGAACAAAATTGACAATTTTGCGAAATTTTCGAGCTTTTCTCGTAAAGttgagcagcttgagaggtctaacattttttttcaaattatacCTCAGTGGAGCAAGTATTTATTGTTAGGATATtgatacaaagtgcagtattgcaataaaaatgcaaacataacac
This region includes:
- the LOC142768454 gene encoding uncharacterized protein LOC142768454 → MRTFALVAVFAMVFCVETVFIAVQAAKMPKQDCYRNGTCSYPDACWDCPKPEPRGYIRTPIFYFDTETQSCELTAGNIDEERGTCNSFDNEHECKLYCGLDHEDYEQNETC